Proteins encoded together in one Pseudoalteromonas xiamenensis window:
- a CDS encoding DUF350 domain-containing protein has translation MNAFDSLQGLLPFALYFGLGYLLTFSFLFIYTKITPHCEWTLMKSNNTAASLGFAGALIGFVLPISSAAVNAVSLVDYIIWAVVAGIIQLITFFSVRFYMPTLSNKIEQNQISAGVFLGAASLASGILNAACMTY, from the coding sequence ATGAATGCCTTTGACTCATTACAAGGTTTACTGCCTTTTGCACTCTATTTTGGGCTCGGTTACCTACTTACTTTTTCATTTTTGTTCATCTACACCAAGATCACTCCACACTGTGAGTGGACGTTAATGAAGTCAAATAACACTGCTGCTTCGTTAGGTTTTGCAGGCGCATTAATCGGCTTCGTTTTACCAATTTCAAGTGCGGCGGTTAACGCAGTTTCTCTTGTGGACTATATTATCTGGGCTGTGGTTGCAGGCATAATTCAACTCATTACCTTCTTTTCTGTTCGTTTTTATATGCCGACACTCTCAAACAAAATTGAGCAAAATCAGATTAGCGCTGGTGTCTTTTTAGGTGCCGCATCACTCGCATCGGGCATTTTAAACGCAGCATGCATGACTTATTGA
- a CDS encoding PilZ domain-containing protein: MEERRRFTRVMFSNPAKLMTAGGDYQCKLFDLSLNGALVSLPNGYIPMKDEPASLLFKLGDSDIAISMQVEVRHIEALHLGLHCTQIDLESVTHLKRLIELNLGDDDILYRELEQLATIEE; encoded by the coding sequence ATGGAAGAGCGTAGACGTTTTACACGAGTCATGTTTTCAAATCCTGCCAAGCTTATGACTGCAGGAGGGGATTATCAATGTAAGCTTTTTGACTTGTCTTTAAATGGTGCACTCGTTTCCTTACCTAACGGTTACATTCCTATGAAGGATGAACCCGCTAGCTTATTGTTCAAACTTGGAGATAGTGATATCGCCATTTCAATGCAAGTTGAAGTTCGACATATTGAAGCCCTCCATTTAGGTTTGCATTGCACGCAAATTGACTTAGAAAGTGTCACACACCTAAAACGGTTAATTGAATTGAATTTGGGTGATGACGATATTTTGTATCGTGAGTTAGAACAGCTCGCTACAATCGAAGAATGA
- the ettA gene encoding energy-dependent translational throttle protein EttA: MPLPDKFIYTMHRVSKVVPPKRTILKDISLSFFPGAKIGVLGLNGAGKSTLLRIMAGVDQEFEGEARAFPDTKIGYLPQEPKLDENKTVRETVEEAVSEVKNALRRLDEVYAEYAMEDADFDALAKEQGQLEAIIQAHDGHNIDNVLERAADALRLPEWDTPIKVLSGGERRRVAICRLLLEKPDMLLLDEPTNHLDAESVAWLERFLHDYEGTVVAITHDRYFLDNVAGWILELDRGHGIPWEGNYSSWLEQKDARLKQEEKTEKARQKSIAQELEWVRSNPKGRQAKSKARMAQFSELQATDYQKRNETNELFIPPGPRLGDKVIEVSNLKKSFGDRVLIDNLNFNVPKGAIVGIIGANGAGKSTLFRMLSGQETPDSGTIDIGDTVQLATVEQFRDSMNDNVTVFQEISDGLDILKIGNFEIPSRAYIGRFNFKGTDQQKFVKELSGGERNRLHLAKLLKAGGNVLLLDEPTNDLDVETLRALENAILEFPGCVMCISHDRWFLDRIATHILDYRDEGQINFFDGNYTEYEEWLKKTYGASAAEPKRIKYKKIG; the protein is encoded by the coding sequence ATGCCATTACCGGATAAGTTTATTTACACGATGCATCGTGTAAGTAAAGTAGTACCCCCTAAGCGTACTATTTTAAAAGATATCTCTCTTTCATTTTTTCCAGGCGCGAAAATCGGTGTGCTTGGTCTAAACGGTGCAGGTAAATCAACCTTGCTGCGTATTATGGCTGGAGTGGACCAAGAGTTTGAAGGTGAAGCTCGCGCGTTTCCAGACACCAAAATTGGTTATTTACCACAAGAGCCAAAACTAGACGAAAACAAAACCGTTCGTGAGACGGTTGAAGAAGCGGTAAGCGAAGTCAAAAACGCGCTTCGTCGTCTAGACGAAGTATACGCGGAGTACGCAATGGAAGATGCGGACTTTGATGCGCTTGCAAAAGAGCAAGGTCAACTTGAAGCGATTATTCAAGCACATGACGGTCACAACATCGACAACGTGTTAGAACGTGCTGCCGATGCACTTCGTCTGCCTGAGTGGGATACGCCAATTAAGGTGCTTTCTGGTGGTGAGCGTCGCCGTGTTGCTATCTGTCGTCTGCTACTTGAAAAACCAGACATGCTACTTCTTGACGAACCGACTAACCACTTAGACGCAGAGTCAGTTGCGTGGTTAGAGAGATTCTTACACGACTATGAAGGCACCGTTGTGGCGATTACGCACGATCGGTACTTCTTAGATAACGTTGCAGGTTGGATCCTAGAACTTGACCGTGGCCACGGTATTCCATGGGAAGGTAACTACTCTTCATGGCTTGAGCAAAAAGACGCTCGTTTGAAGCAAGAAGAAAAAACAGAAAAAGCACGTCAAAAGTCGATTGCTCAGGAACTTGAGTGGGTTCGCTCGAATCCAAAAGGTCGTCAGGCTAAGTCGAAAGCACGTATGGCTCAGTTCTCTGAGTTACAAGCGACTGATTACCAAAAGCGTAATGAAACCAACGAGCTATTTATTCCGCCAGGTCCGCGCCTAGGTGACAAGGTCATTGAGGTTTCAAACCTGAAGAAAAGCTTTGGTGACCGCGTGTTAATCGACAATCTTAACTTTAACGTTCCAAAAGGTGCGATCGTGGGTATTATCGGTGCCAACGGCGCGGGTAAATCAACGTTATTCCGTATGTTAAGCGGTCAAGAGACTCCTGACAGTGGTACGATTGATATCGGTGATACAGTGCAACTTGCAACCGTCGAACAGTTCCGCGATAGCATGAACGACAATGTGACTGTATTCCAAGAGATCTCTGATGGTCTAGACATTCTAAAAATTGGTAACTTTGAAATTCCAAGCCGTGCTTACATTGGCCGCTTCAATTTCAAAGGAACGGATCAACAGAAGTTCGTTAAAGAGCTATCAGGTGGTGAACGCAATCGTTTACATCTCGCCAAACTTCTTAAAGCGGGTGGGAACGTACTGTTACTGGATGAACCAACCAACGACCTTGACGTAGAAACGTTGCGTGCGCTGGAAAACGCGATTTTGGAATTCCCTGGTTGCGTAATGTGTATCTCGCATGACCGTTGGTTCCTTGACCGCATTGCTACGCACATTCTTGACTACCGTGATGAAGGTCAAATCAATTTCTTCGATGGTAACTATACTGAATACGAAGAATGGTTGAAAAAAACTTACGGTGCGAGTGCTGCAGAGCCGAAGCGCATCAAGTATAAAAAAATCGGTTAA
- a CDS encoding helix-turn-helix domain-containing protein, whose amino-acid sequence MGSEILRYARQLRGLTQAESAAHYGIEERTLRRWENREYSPKWNDVIGLVEDVYALNILELIGKIHANNFDNN is encoded by the coding sequence ATGGGATCCGAAATATTGCGTTATGCAAGACAATTGCGTGGTTTAACGCAAGCAGAATCAGCCGCTCACTATGGCATTGAAGAACGAACGCTCAGGCGCTGGGAAAACCGAGAATACAGTCCAAAGTGGAATGATGTCATAGGGCTTGTCGAGGACGTCTATGCACTCAATATTTTAGAATTAATAGGGAAAATTCATGCAAACAACTTTGACAACAATTAA
- a CDS encoding glycoside hydrolase family protein: MNIVEQLKKHEGYRQYPYYCTEGRLTIGFGRNLDDAGVNEFEAEQLLANDIENARAGVRRRINLQHCNEPQQAVLVNMAFNLGINGLLGFKKMLNAVESGDFQQAALEMLNSRWAYQVPARAQELAKQMLSGEWQS, from the coding sequence ATGAACATTGTTGAGCAATTGAAAAAACATGAAGGATACCGGCAATATCCTTACTACTGTACCGAAGGGAGGTTGACGATTGGATTTGGTCGAAACCTAGATGATGCTGGCGTCAATGAATTTGAAGCTGAGCAGCTACTAGCGAACGACATTGAAAATGCACGAGCCGGTGTGCGCAGGCGCATTAACTTACAACATTGTAATGAACCCCAACAAGCTGTCTTGGTGAATATGGCATTTAATCTAGGGATCAATGGCTTACTGGGATTCAAGAAAATGCTTAATGCGGTCGAATCTGGGGATTTTCAACAAGCAGCACTGGAAATGCTCAACAGCCGATGGGCATACCAAGTGCCAGCACGTGCTCAGGAGTTGGCGAAGCAAATGCTCTCAGGGGAATGGCAATCATGA
- a CDS encoding 3TM-type holin: MAIMSLLGDFFSVQTVAPIEAVGKILDELFTSDEEMLQQETLKARMIAKQAQIQAEINKVQAAHRSVFVAGARPFLMWVCGFGFLFAFVINPILQWLWPEHGTPVLPLDVMMELTLGMLGLAGLRTVEKIKGVSK, from the coding sequence ATGGCAATCATGAGTTTGCTCGGCGATTTTTTCTCTGTGCAAACCGTTGCGCCCATTGAAGCTGTTGGCAAAATTTTGGATGAGCTTTTTACAAGCGATGAAGAAATGCTGCAGCAAGAAACTCTGAAAGCGCGAATGATCGCTAAGCAGGCGCAAATCCAAGCTGAGATAAATAAGGTGCAAGCGGCTCATCGAAGTGTGTTTGTCGCAGGCGCAAGACCATTTTTAATGTGGGTTTGTGGTTTCGGTTTCCTGTTTGCCTTTGTGATTAATCCGATTTTGCAGTGGTTGTGGCCGGAACATGGTACGCCAGTACTGCCCTTGGATGTCATGATGGAATTAACATTGGGTATGTTAGGACTTGCGGGCTTGCGTACCGTGGAAAAAATCAAAGGAGTTTCTAAGTGA
- a CDS encoding baseplate assembly protein — MNNAIELAGLAAPDIIEPLNYQQIYEQMQQTLQTEIPDFTTLPSDPVNKLLELTAYRELLLRQRVNDAARSVMLAFAQGKDLDHLGALFGVARKSDEDDERYRERIPLSLESYSMAGTMGAYQYQTLSASKQVKDVFVDSSNPGIVDVHVLAEQDSDGPAVKAMVEAHLNDEDIRPLTDKVIVHLVEPTRYSIEARIFFNVGVSTEPVKLAIHHALDTFIREHFRLGKELPYSGIIDALHQPGVRKVALISPTRDFQAQSAQAYLCGQPILSYPEE; from the coding sequence TTGAACAATGCTATTGAATTGGCAGGGTTGGCAGCGCCTGACATTATTGAGCCGTTGAACTATCAGCAAATTTATGAACAGATGCAGCAAACGTTACAAACTGAAATACCAGACTTCACCACCCTGCCATCCGACCCGGTTAATAAATTACTTGAGTTAACGGCTTATCGTGAACTCTTACTACGTCAACGGGTTAATGACGCGGCACGGTCTGTTATGTTGGCATTTGCGCAAGGTAAAGATCTTGACCACTTAGGTGCGTTGTTTGGCGTGGCACGTAAAAGCGACGAAGATGATGAGAGATATCGTGAGCGTATTCCGTTGTCGTTAGAAAGCTACAGTATGGCAGGGACAATGGGCGCTTATCAGTATCAAACACTGAGTGCATCGAAACAGGTGAAAGACGTTTTTGTGGACTCTTCCAATCCCGGTATTGTTGATGTCCATGTGCTTGCTGAACAAGACTCAGATGGCCCAGCTGTAAAAGCGATGGTTGAAGCGCATCTCAATGATGAAGACATACGTCCGTTGACTGATAAAGTCATTGTTCACCTTGTTGAACCAACTCGTTACAGCATTGAAGCACGAATATTTTTCAATGTTGGGGTTAGTACCGAGCCTGTAAAGCTTGCCATACATCACGCTTTGGACACGTTTATTCGCGAACACTTTCGTTTAGGTAAAGAACTGCCGTATTCCGGGATCATCGATGCCTTGCATCAACCTGGGGTCAGGAAGGTGGCACTGATTTCACCGACGAGGGACTTCCAAGCACAGAGTGCTCAAGCTTATTTGTGTGGACAACCGATATTGAGTTATCCAGAGGAGTAG
- a CDS encoding phage tail protein I: MADHSKLLPSNYTELEHQIVEAIDTLPERLSLTPTIPEHIGKQWDPETCPETLLPWLAWSLSVDDWDEKWPVTTKRALIARSVDIHKHKGTVGAVKRALSSLGVKVEFFEWFQDVDELALAPHHSGEPNTFTFIAWANEVPFTSEAVVLSQAVYDAIFRVTNQTKPQRAHFKFLVGAKLDLGVQIASTSSGMQVGRLTYQTQPVNAASSEMTVGVSVVDSQRMAVKRQYGQTQAVNSYSRSDLGMAVVFHNRRQQVGRYYFSNDQKLPKGCYYWDANPAIALHLSNRRFSVGRFYLHT; the protein is encoded by the coding sequence ATGGCGGACCATAGCAAACTCTTACCAAGTAATTACACGGAGTTGGAGCATCAAATTGTTGAGGCAATTGATACTTTACCTGAACGCTTATCTCTTACGCCAACGATACCCGAACACATTGGTAAACAATGGGACCCTGAGACTTGCCCTGAAACACTTCTGCCTTGGCTTGCATGGTCATTGTCTGTCGATGATTGGGATGAGAAATGGCCAGTAACGACGAAACGTGCACTCATTGCGCGTTCGGTGGACATTCACAAACACAAAGGGACTGTGGGGGCAGTAAAACGCGCATTGTCATCTCTTGGCGTCAAAGTTGAATTTTTTGAGTGGTTTCAAGACGTCGATGAACTCGCACTCGCACCGCACCATTCAGGTGAACCGAACACATTTACCTTTATCGCTTGGGCAAACGAAGTTCCGTTCACAAGTGAAGCGGTGGTGCTAAGTCAGGCGGTATATGACGCTATTTTTCGTGTTACCAATCAAACCAAACCACAACGTGCACATTTCAAATTCTTAGTCGGGGCTAAACTGGATTTAGGTGTGCAAATAGCGTCTACTTCTAGTGGGATGCAAGTGGGGCGTTTAACTTACCAAACGCAACCTGTCAACGCAGCCTCGAGTGAAATGACGGTAGGGGTAAGCGTTGTGGATAGCCAGCGTATGGCTGTCAAACGGCAGTACGGACAAACCCAAGCGGTAAATAGCTACAGTCGCTCCGACCTAGGGATGGCTGTTGTCTTTCACAATCGACGTCAACAGGTTGGTCGATACTATTTTAGTAATGACCAAAAATTACCAAAGGGATGCTATTACTGGGATGCCAATCCCGCTATCGCGTTGCACCTGTCGAACCGACGTTTCTCTGTCGGTCGTTTTTATCTTCATACCTGA